From Humidesulfovibrio mexicanus:
CCACGACGAAATAGCCTAGGGTGTTTCGGCATCTGCTCCATACCTCCACTGTAACAAAGTACTGGAGCAGTGAAAAGAAAAAAGCCTTGTTCTCCGGCAACATACCGAGGAACAAGGCTTTTTAATTTACTGGCGGAGAGGGAGGGATTTGAACCCTCGATGGGCTTTTAAGGCCCATACCCGCTTAGCAGGCGAGCGCCTTCGGCCGACTCGGCCACCTCTCCAATTCCGCGTCCCTTTCAGGCGCGGTCGAACCCTTTACCTCCTCGCGGCTGGAAATGTCAAGCCGCAAAGTAACGTCATCCCTTTCTGCGCGCGGCGGCCGTCTTCGCCCCTGCTGCGGCCTTGGACCCTGCCCGCGCCTTGCCCGAGGTGCGCGCCGGTTTCGGCTTGGCTGACTGATGGGGCTTGTCCTCCTTGGCAGCGGCCATGTCGCGCCGGTCCTTGCCAAGCCTGGGCGCGCGGTTGGTCAGCGGGCGCTCGGCCTCCTTCTTCTCGTGGCTGGAGCGGAACACCGCCGCCAGCGGCGCCTTGCGAATGCCCAGGAGCTTGCGCAACTGCCCCTCCAGGTACTTGCCGTACGCAGACGTCACAAGCTCGGAGTCGTTGACGAAGAACACGAACATGGGCGGGTCCTCGTCCGCCTGGGTAAGGTAGTAGAACTTGGCGCGGCGGCGCTTGATGACCGGTGGCTGGTGCTTGGTGATGGCCTCGGCCATGGCGCGGTTGAGCTGGCCCGTGCCGATGCGGATGACGCACTCCCGGCGTATCTCCTCGGCCAGGGAGAGGATCTTCCCCGTGCCCGCGCCGGTGAGGGCGCTGACGTACAGCACCGGAACGTGCGCACAGATGCGCAGGGCCTCCTCGTAGGCGGCGCGCAATTCGTCCATGCGCGTCTTGTGGACCAAATCCACCTTGTTCACGGCGACCATGAACGGCGTGCGCTGCTCGGCCAGATAGGCGATGAGCCGCTTGTCCTGATGGCTCAGGCCCTGCACCGCGTCGAGCACCAGGATGGTCACGTCGGCCCGCTTGCTGGAAGAAAGGGCGCGGAACACCGAGAGCTTTTCCAGATGGTCGGTGATGACCGCCCGGCGGCGCACTCCGGCGGTGTCTACAAAAGTGTAGCGGCGGCCGTCCTTCTCGAAGCCGATGTCCACGGAGTCGCGGGTGGTGCCCGCGATGTCGCTGACGATCTGCCTGGCCTCGCCCACAAGGGCGTTGACCAGCGAGGACTTGCCCGCGTTGGGACGCCCCAACATGCACAGCTTGAGGCCCAGCTCCGGGCCGTCGGCGGGCGCGGGCTGCACAAAGGGTCTGGCCAGTTCGGCCACGCGCAGGCGCAAGTCCGACAAGCCATACCCGTGCGCGGCGGAGACCGGGGCGATCTCGAAGCCCAGGGCGTGGAAGTCCGCAAGGGCCTTGGCCTCCTGTTCCGGCCCGTCCACCTTGTTCACCACCAGCAGCACCGGCTTGCCCGAAGCGCGGATCTTCTCGCTCACGGCCTGGTCAAGGCCGGTCATGCCGTCGCGGCCGTCCACAACGAAAAGCGCCACATCGGCCTCGTCCAGGGCCTCCACGGCCTGCTGAAACACGCTTCTGTCCATCCCGCCGCCGTCATGCTCGGCCGCATCGGGCAGCATTCCGCCGGTGTCTATGACGGCGAAACGGACCTCGTCCTCCGTGGCCTCTCCGTAGATGCGGTCGCGGGTGACGCCGGGCAGGTCGTGGGTAATGGCCTTGTTCTGCCGCACCAGGCGGTTGAACAGGCTGCTTTTGCCCACGTTGGGGCGGCCAAGAAGAGCGATAATGGGCAGCATGGTCGTTTTCCAGATGCCCAGCCGCCCCCTCCCACAAGGAAGAGGCGGCCGGGACTTGGTGTTTTCGTTTACAACAGGGCGTCGATGGCCTCCGCCACGCGCACGCCGGAGAGCAGCATTCCTCCGAAGATCGGGCCCATGCGGTAGGAGCCGAAGGCCGCGTTGGCCGCCATGCCTGCCACCCACACGCCGGGATACACCTCGCGGGTGTGGCGCACGGTGTTGGCCTCGGCCACATCGGCCCACATGCTCTGCTCGCCCTCAATGCCGCCGCTGGGGGTGTTCAGCTTCACCCCGTTTTTGCGCACCAGGGTCTTGAGCATCTCCACATCGTGTCCCGTGCACTCTATGGCATGTTTGCAGTGGAGCACAAGCGGGTCCACGTGCAGCCGCGCCATCTCGACCGGGCTGGAGTTCACCACCAGGCCCATGACGCGCTTGACCCCGTCCACCTCGCGCAGCACCACGTCCTCCACGCTGGTGCAGTTGAACACGCGCGCGCCAGCGCTGGTGGCCCGGTAGGCCAGGGCAGCGGTTGCGGCCACGGAATCGGCGGTGAAATAGCCGGACTTGAACTCGCGAACGGCCACCCCCGCTTCCTCAAGGATGCCCTTGGCCTCCTCCTGCACCACGATGCTGGTCCAGGTCATGCCGCCGCCCCACATGCCGCCGCCCACGGAGAGCTTGCGCTCGAAAAGTCCCACCTTGCGGCCTGCGCTGGCCAGCTTCCACGCGGCGGTAAGTCCCGAAGGACCGCCGCCCACGATGGCCACGTCGAGGTCGAGGCTGTTCTTGAACTTCTCGAAGTAGGTGCTGGCGATGGCCTCGGACACAATTCGTTCATCAATGATCATAACGCACTCCTGCAACTGTTGATGGTTCCGGTTCAGGGCCCCAAACGAAAAGCCGCCCCGTGAAGGGACGGCTTTCCGCCAGTGCAGAATTTCCCTTCGTCGGCATTACCCGGACAGGTTCGTCGGTCGACCCCACAAGCCCGGCGCGCAGTCGGGCAAGGGGTCCTCTCAGCCCGGTTTATCCGAGCTCCCGCAGGACGGCTTTATGGACTATTTGAAAAGCTTGGCGATGGCCTCCGTGTAGGGCGCGGCAAGCACGCCGCGTTCGGTGATGATGCCGCGGATGAGCCGGTTGGGCGTCACGTCGAAGGCGAAGTTGTACACGGGCACGCCATCGGGGGTGATCTGGGTCTGGCCCACATGGGTCACTTCGCGGGGGGTGCGGTCCTCAATGGGAATGAGGGAGCCGTCGGCGGTTTCGGGGTCGATGGTGGACACCGGAGCCGCAACGTAGAACGGCACGCCGAATTCCTTGGCGATGAGCGCCACGCCGAAGGTGCCGATCTTGTTCGCCGCGTCGCCGTTGGCCGCGATGCGGTCCGCCCCCACGATGACCTTTTGCACCAGGCCGCGCTGCATCAGAAGCGCGCAGGCGTTGTCGCAGGCCACGGTGACCGGAATGCCGTCCTTGTGCAGCTCGTAGGCGGTCAGCCGCGCGCCCTGCAGGAACGGCCGGGTCTCGTCGGCGATGACGCGCACCTTCTTGCCCTGGG
This genomic window contains:
- the der gene encoding ribosome biogenesis GTPase Der, which gives rise to MLPIIALLGRPNVGKSSLFNRLVRQNKAITHDLPGVTRDRIYGEATEDEVRFAVIDTGGMLPDAAEHDGGGMDRSVFQQAVEALDEADVALFVVDGRDGMTGLDQAVSEKIRASGKPVLLVVNKVDGPEQEAKALADFHALGFEIAPVSAAHGYGLSDLRLRVAELARPFVQPAPADGPELGLKLCMLGRPNAGKSSLVNALVGEARQIVSDIAGTTRDSVDIGFEKDGRRYTFVDTAGVRRRAVITDHLEKLSVFRALSSSKRADVTILVLDAVQGLSHQDKRLIAYLAEQRTPFMVAVNKVDLVHKTRMDELRAAYEEALRICAHVPVLYVSALTGAGTGKILSLAEEIRRECVIRIGTGQLNRAMAEAITKHQPPVIKRRRAKFYYLTQADEDPPMFVFFVNDSELVTSAYGKYLEGQLRKLLGIRKAPLAAVFRSSHEKKEAERPLTNRAPRLGKDRRDMAAAKEDKPHQSAKPKPARTSGKARAGSKAAAGAKTAAARRKG
- a CDS encoding sulfide-dependent adenosine diphosphate thiazole synthase, with translation MIIDERIVSEAIASTYFEKFKNSLDLDVAIVGGGPSGLTAAWKLASAGRKVGLFERKLSVGGGMWGGGMTWTSIVVQEEAKGILEEAGVAVREFKSGYFTADSVAATAALAYRATSAGARVFNCTSVEDVVLREVDGVKRVMGLVVNSSPVEMARLHVDPLVLHCKHAIECTGHDVEMLKTLVRKNGVKLNTPSGGIEGEQSMWADVAEANTVRHTREVYPGVWVAGMAANAAFGSYRMGPIFGGMLLSGVRVAEAIDALL